GTTCGCAGTCGATCATCGGACGACCCGGGAAGCGAAGAAAAATTAAGCAAAGCCGATAGCATAGCGGTACTATCTTCATTCAAACAATATTGCTTAATCGCTTGCTCAAGCGGATGTCCATAAAACAACAAAGGCTCAAAACCAGCGGTATCAAGCGCCACGGCATAAGCCTTTATATGATCAAACTGTTGGGTAACGGCTTCGTATCTGAACATGTATAAACCAACCAGCGGACGATCGGCTCCTCGACCGTTAAACATTTTTTCGCTATATTCAGAAAAACTGCGATAAACGGTACCATCCATTGCGACTATTCCGCTTTCGGGAAACGGAACAAGGGGCTGCACGGGGTAATTTGAATCGAAATGCCTCTTGGTCAATAGCAGGATAAGGTTGGTCAGGTTAGATGGGCTGGGGTGATCAAAATATGCCGCAACCTCAGCATCGAACTGTATCCCCTGCTTTTGATAATTGCCAGCCTCGGGCGTTTCACCTACAGCATAAACAGCGGTCTCTTTCGCGAGCATCTGTTTTATTCCAGGGCCGAAACGTTGCATCATTGCCGGGGTATGCAGGTAGCAAACCGCGAGGTCAATCTCAGCAAAGTCGAGCGAAGAATCATTAGCGGTAAGAATTTGATAGCGCTCGGCAAATTCAGGCAGCTCTTCCAGCCCTTGAATGGCTTGCGCGAGCGGCTTACTATAGTTTTCCGATACCAAAAAAACGATTTTACGGGGCTTTACGGACTCCGCTAAGCCCAGCAGGGGCATCAACAAATAAAGGCCAGCGAGCAGCAGAGCATAAAGTATATTAATACGTTTCATTCACTTTCAGGTACATAAATAATTTGTCCGTCTTCCAGTTGATAGGCAGTTCCCAGGCGCTCTCCTTGTCCGGCAGCCTCATCCGGCGATATTTTTTTGACTTTTATTTCCTTTCCCTTTTTAGAGATAATTTCCATCTCGCCTTTTGCATTTTTCTTGGTGAGCGTTACGTCGGTATTCGGATCAAAGAGCTCCAGCACATTCAATGCTGTCATCAATGCAATCATCATTGCTACAATGAGGACAATACTGATGTCGAAAAGATTCGCTACACCACTTATCGGATCTTCAAGTGGTGCTTCATGATTTCCAGTATTATGTTTATTCAATAACTTCATTTTCTATTCGGCTAACTATACAGGGATGGATTTACCTCTTACTTTTTCTGCTTCCATAGCGTCACGCAGTAAAATTTCAGCCTGCGCCTCACAGCGAAGAAAATCAGCCTGCAACCATTTCTCCCGTTGAAGGCTGATGAGATAGGCAACGGTACCACAAAGCAAACCGATGATTGTAGAGGTAAAGGCTGTCAGCATATTTCCAGACATAGCCCCCATATCGCCGTCCGAAAGAGAGGATAACGCTTTCCCCATAGGAATCAGCGTACCGATTAAACCGAGCGATGGACCGGTCTTGATGAGAAAACGTATATAGTCCAATTGATGATTTTGTTTTTTCTCCCAATCTCTAATCAACTCGGTCAGGCGGATATCGGCATCACGGTTATCGCTTAAAATAGTGGTTATCTTATCGGCATTCGAGGTAAAAAAAGTGTTTACCAGTTTATGCCTCGATCGATGGTGTCCGAAACTCGCCCGCAAAAAAGTGCCAATACTAACAAAAGTCCATATAACCATGGCGAAAAGTGCAATAAGAATAGGTAAGTGAAGAAGTTCCGCCAGTTGGAAGAGTAAGTTATCGATGAATTCAATCATTGTTTAAAGCGTTTTTAATGGTTAATCTGATAAGTGATTCCGGCAAAAATACTCCGCCCGGGGGCGTAATAATAGCTGCTGGGTGAAGTATAACTACCGTAGTATTGTTTATCGAATATGTTCATCATATTAATATTCAGGCTTACCGGCCCCAATGTTTTCCCAAATTTCAGGTCAAACACCGTAACAGCAGCCATCTCCCTATCAGTGGTATTTTCAAGGTCGCCATAGAAAGAACCCGTATGCCGTCCCCAGACACTCAGGTGAAATAATCCCGGCCGATCAAATACCACGGCCTCAGAAAAATTATTCCTGGGATTGTCGTTCATACTATTCCCTTCATACTCGGGATTAGTTTCATAGCGGGTGATTTTGGAGGTATTGTAGAAATAGCTGAGCTGAACCGACAGATCTCTGGAAATACGGTAACGTGCGAAGGCTTCGGCTCCCCATAGGTTTACCTCTCCGATATTGATATATTGCCTTACAGGAAGTCCTTGAACATCAAAATAACTTGGCACTTCATCGGCATCAATCAGTACAGCGGTGAGGAAGTCGCTATATTGGGAACGATAAATGGTAGTCGATAATTCTAAGACGTCCGACAGCTGATAATCAGCTCCAAGGTCAAAAGAATAGTTCATACGTTCAGGCTTTAAATCGGGATTTCCTAATCGAAAAGAAGATCCCAGCGGTGCAGCATTATACATATAGAAGCTGCTGGGTGCCCGAAAGCCTGTGGCGTAAACGGTCCGCAGTCTCCAGTTATTAGTTAAATCATAAGTTAATCCGATTTTAGGGTTAACAATATGTTTTGATGCGTCATCGTAATTGATAGCTATATCTTCTCCGGACATGTTGTCGAAAAACCTGCCATTCCGGTTAGCCCAGTAATCATAGCGTAAACCCAAATTAGCGTGAAGCCGATCTGTCAAACTGAAATCGTCGTTAATAAAAAAGGAAATAAAATCCTGTCGACCGGTAAAATCCTGAATCCCTTGATCAAAATAGTCTTTGCGGGATACAATCTCGGTGAACCGGAGATCCGTCCCCCAGGTTACCGCATGTTTAGCCCATGTCCGATGCACTTTTGCGATCAGGCCATAGGTATCTAAAGGCACACGCGAATCGTAATACCGGTCGCTAAAAGCATTTGCTGATGCATCCCAACGTATGGCTTCCGACTGCCGGTTCTGGACATTATAGTAGGCGAGAATATCGGGTGCATAAGTCGCTTCCGGATTGGTATAGCGTAGCTGATAATTACCTGTCATCGTATGATCATCATAAATCGTATTTGTTCCAGATAAGGGTTGCTGACCGTTATAGTCTGCAATGGCGGTCAGTGTACCAGCACCTGGAAAATTGTATGACAGCTTGGTATTTACATTAAACAATGTCATGCTCGGTCGTTGGAAATAATTATTCCACAGACTATCAGCCATATAGGTATATCCCCCTGTTTTCTTATATTCGGCAAAGACGATAGCGCCCCAGCGGTCGGTCAATTGCTTACCGACCTTCATATTTGCCTGATAAGTATCCATGGAACCATAACGAAAATCAGCACCTAATACCGGTTGTGCCGTTGGGTTTTGCGTAACCAGATTAATCGTTCCTCCCATGGAATTTGAACCATATATAGATGATCCCGGCCCCCGGACAACCTCAATGCGTTCGATACTGTTCCCTGCGAGGCTGTTCCATTCGGATACTCCCCCGGTATAAGAGTCGTTAATGGGCACGCCATCCTTCAAGATCAGCGTCCTATTGGCAGAACCCGTTCCACGCATGATAACGTTCGTATGTGTACCCGTTGTGGTTAATCCCCGACCACGATCAACCGATACCCCCGGTATGTAAGCCAGAGCTTCATCTAAGGTTTGTATCTGCCGAAGCTCAGGATCCGTTTTTTGTATAATGGAAACGCTTGAGGCAATCTTCCTTAGTTCAATTGGCATTGGAGAAGCGGTAACAGAGATCTGATCCAGCATATTCGGCTTGCCCTGCATCGTCCATCGGTAAAGCGAGTCGGAAACAATGGGCAATGTTATCGTCACTTCCAATGGCAAATAATTCACATGTCGAGCAGTAAATGATTGCGCATAGGCTGCCGGAAGAGAAAAGCAGCCCCGGGCATCGCTACTGGTTACAGCTCCGCGACCTGTAACCATAATGGTAGCTCCTACTATGGCCTTGCCGGTGGAGTCGGACAAAACTCCGGAAAACGTAGTTTCCGCCGCCTGTTGGGCAATAACCTCACAGGAAAAGTAAATCCATAACATCAAAAGAAGTAGATACCGGCAAAATAGCGTTTTACTAGTGGCATAAGCTGAAAGTCTATTATACATCATTTTTAAATAGCAACTGAGTTGCAAATAAAAGAAGTTATATCAACAAATGCAACATTATGTATTTAAATATACAACTAAATCGTTTTTCCCTGAAAATATAAATAGCCTATTAAATGACAAAAAAACCATTAATAATAAAAAAACAATACTTACAAGTATCTAAAGTGTAAAAGAATAAAATTATAGCAATATAATTGCTTTTATAACCGATCGTTCATCATCATCTTTCATCGTGGCATGCCTTACACGACCAATCTTTGGTTCGAGAACCAGGTAGTTACCAGCTTCTACTGTATCCGTTTTTAAGGGGGACAGACAGCCCAAATAGCACATTATACTAAAGAAGAGTTTGAGATGCATCAAATGCAGGAAGAACTACAAGTCAATAATTTAAAAAATTGCAAACAAAATGTTTTCAAGATCGTATACTAATATAGTATGAAAAATCCTAAAACGAATCAATTCCTAGCTTTGCTCCTTTGTTTGCTGCTAACGTCGGCCTGCCAAAACCGGGAAAAGCAAAGCGCTAAAGAAGGCAAAGAACAAGACTATACTTATCAACCCGAAAAAGGTCGTTTAACGATTGTCAGCGAGACCGACAACCCTGAGCTGGAGCGCGTGGTGCTATTCAGGGATAACGAGAAAGACTCGGTGACATCGGTCAAGCCCGAAGAAGGGAAATTTAAGCTCGAGGTGGATGACATCACGGCCAATGAGGTCTATTTCTTAAAACTCACGGGCACATCCACGAAACAGGGAACGAGTGGTTTAAAATGGGATGAGCTAGTTCCCGTTCTGTCCACTACTTCCAAAGAGCTGGAGCTTGTTCAGCAAGCCTTCAACGATGTAGGTTCTATCAGCAAAGTGAAATTTTCCATTGATGGAGGTGGGGATGAACAAGAATTGCTAAACGACTGGCATGCTTCACTTGTGGAACTACAAGCAGAAGAGGAAGGGCAAATGGAGCATTATGCCATTGGCGGATCGGGTGCCACAAAGGTTGCCGACAAAAAAGCGTCATCCAAATCTCAGGCATCCATTACCCAGGAATTTGTTGATCAACAAAAGCCTCTGATCAGCTCATTTTACTTAATTTCTCGCTTGGGAAAACATCGTCAGCACGCCGAGGACTACCAAAATCTTTTGGATAACGCTTCAGAACAGGCACAAAAAAGTAAATATGGACTGATACTCGCTAAACATCTGGATCAGCTTGGGGCAAAAGTAGAGCAATTGGATCTTGAAAAACAGGTTGTAGCTACGGACACTCGCCTCTCGGAAATTCCCTGGGACTCTTTTAAGGATCGTAAATATCTACTGTTGTCGTTCTGGAACAGCTCGGACGGACCCTCTGCTCAAGCCGCGAAAGAATTGAAGGGAGCTGCATCTGAACTGGAGCCTAAGGGAATTGATGTGTTGCTGATCGCTGTAGATGACCAATTTTCAAAATGGCAAGAGGCAGCCAAAGAGCTGGATTTCAAGTATAATTATAAGATGCGAAATGAAGCAAAACAGCCATTGGTAGACACCTTATACCTTTCTGAACTTCCTCGATTGGTATTGGTTAAACCCGACGGCGAGGTCGTCGACGATGACCTGAGTCTCGAGCAAGTAAAGGCACTAGAGTAACAGACCAATCCCATTTAATAATATAGGCCGAGTTTTATGGAAATGGGCCTTCTTATACAAAACAACGTGAGCCGAACACAAACTATATTCGGCTCATTTTATTAATCCTAAAAAACCGTCACTTCCATGTGTTACGGCACAATCAGGAGAAAGTCTTCGCACGCGCCTTCCGAAGAGCGCTCCTTTTCCTACTGAATCTTCACTTATTTCCCTATACAGAATTTTGAATTATATCTTAACAATCTAATAATAAACAAGTTAAGTTAATACAAATTTTTACGAGTAACAAATAGGCAACAAGAATTTCGTAATCATTCGTAAACATTAAGTCGTCAATAGTAAATAACATAATCCTCTTATGTCTTGATTAAATGACATTATAATGACAACTACTAATAGCCTATGGACAGTTATTTATCCTCCTTAATTTTTTTGGTCTTGGTTTCTCCACGGATTGTCGTCCAGTGCATTGATTGCTTCGTGACACGATTCCACGATCCGAAGAAAATCTTCTTTGCTCACCATGATAAATCCTTATTGTTAACATAACTCTAAGTTCGCAGGAACTAACAAATTCAGTAGCCATCTTTTTCAACAAATGTGAATTAAACAGATTGTAGCTGATCAACCCGATACCTTGTAAATTGTAAACAGTGCGACAATTGAATTGCACCCATACTGGAAACCAGCAATTATTTTATGCTGAAAATGAAATGAAGCTTTGGAATGAGTATTTACCCAGCTGGAAGCAAAATGAATCATATTATGCTTGCATATTTCTTTAAAAATTGAGAGATTCGTTCAAACCTTTCTTAATGAAAGTCTAACATATAATATGGCCGAGAAAAAACTTTCCATCAATGATATAGCCAAACATCTTAACGTTGCCAAATCAACCGTATCCTTTATCATTAACGGTAAGGCAGAAGCCCATAGAATCAGTAAAGAACAAGAGCAAAGGGTGCTCCAATACGTAAAAGAGATCGGGTTCAAGCCGCATTATATGGCGCAAAGTCTCGCAACCGGAAAATCAAATAGTATCGGCTTGATCGTTGAGAACATAGGCGATTCATTTTTCGGACCGATTGCTTTAATGATTGAAGAACAAGCGAAAAAAAGTGGTTATCGCATCATCTATAGCAGTACTTTAGGTGACACACAAGCCGCGCTCTCTGTGCTGCAGTTATTCAGAGACACCAAGGTAGACGGGTTTATTATCGCTCCTCCTTTACATATGGAAGAAGCCGTGCAGCAAGTGATCAATGAAGGTGTACCGGTTATTATATTTGATAGAACGTTAGACGGTGTTGAAACGGATTATGTGGGTACCAATAACCGGGAGATGGCCGAGAAAGCGTGTGAACATTTTCTGGAACAAGGCTTTAAAGAGATTGCTTTTGTCACCTTAGACTCCTCACAAAGCCAAATGCAGGAGCGCCTAGACGGTTATCTCAGCTGCATGCAAAGCCATCACCGCGCGCCCATTATCCTCCAGATGGCCTATAGCGAAGAACGTAATAACCGAAAACAGGAAATTATAGATTTTTTACAGCATCACCCCGAAGTGGACGCGATTTTCTTCGCAACAAATTATCTTTGTATCAGTGGCCTGGAAGCCCTTCGTACACTCGGGAAAAGTATACCGGATGACGTTGGCGTCATTGTATTTGATGAACATGATCTGTTTCGGCTATTTACACCAGCCATCACTTCCATTGTCCAGCCCTTAGAACAATTAAGTACCAAAATTATCGATACCTTACTGAGCCGAATTGCAGGCAGGCAAACCAAACAGGCATTTCAGCAACATATCTTACCTTCTAATTTAGTGGTACGCGAATCCAGTTTACGCAAGAATATTTGAAAACACCCTTGCTAAACTGGTTTTCTTTTTTTAGTTTTGAAACGCTAAACGGAACTAACCTTTTATTGAGACCAGTTTCCCTGATTGCTTTATTTTTTGTAAGAAGATGAATACCATTGTTTAAATCTTTTTGAAAAACCGGTTTTTCTCTTTTAACAAATTGATATTTCAGTAATGCTGAGCAACTATGTTTTAATAGAAAAACCGGTTTTTTTAACCTTATACATAAACTACAATATGACTAACCTCTAAATTAAAAATGATGAACAGTAGAATTTTAGGATTAAAACTATGTTTGCTCGTCTTCCCATCCTTCTTGCTCTCTGATTTCCCTGCAGCGGCAAAAGCGCATTCGAAACCTATCAGACAGACAGTGCAACAAACAACTGTTAAAGGGCAAGTATTGGATGTCGCGGGGCAGCCCTTACCCGGAGCAACGATTCGGGTGAAAGAAGGAACAAGCGTAACATCCACAGATGTAAATGGGCAGTTTACGATACCTGCTCAAAATGGACAGATTTTACAGGTTTCCTTTACCGGGTATCTTACCAAAGACGTTGCAACCAAAGCAGCCACCGAGTTAATCATTACGTTGGAAGAAGATGCCGCCGCCTTAGACGAAGTCGTTGTGGTGGGTTATTCTGCCCAACGAAGGTCTTCTGTAACCGGAGCGGTAGCTTCGGTTAACATGTCCGATGTAGAATCACGTCGGGTTCCCAGTGTGACACAGGCGCTACAGGGGCAGGTAGCCGGTGTGCAGATTACGCAAAGTAGCGGTGCCCCTGGCGATGGCATTAACGTGCGTATACGCGGGGAAGGCACTATTGGCAATAACAATCCGCTGTACGTTGTAGACGGAGTGCCCTCTAGAGACATCAGTTTTCTAAATCCTACCGATATTGCATCTATGTCTGTACTAAAAGATGCCTCCGCCGCCGCTATTTATGGTTCCAGGGCATCGGCCGGTGTGGTGGTCATTACCACAAAACAGGGGAAGTCTGGTCAAAGCGCCATCAATATCAATTACTTTGGAGGTTTGCAACAGGCAAACAATTTACCCAAGCTACTGAATACACAGCAATACCTTGACGTGGCAGAGCAGGCTTGGAACAATTCTGGGATTTCTGGTGATAACCCCTATACCCTAGATAAGTCGCGTACAGACCTGGCCAACACGGATTGGTTAGATGAGTTATTTGAAACGGGCAAAACACACAATATCGAACTTTCCGCAAGCGGCGGTAATGAAAAAACGCAATATTTGCTATCAGGAGGCTATTATCGGCAAGACGGTATTGTGCGATTTGATAATGATAAATTTGAAAGGCTCAATTTCCGCGTAAATCTGAATAGCGCACTAACAGAACGGCTTAAGGTGGGTACCAATGTGCAGATAACCTATTCTAAGCGCGATCAGATATCTGCAAAAGGCGATGCCCCGGGCATTATTCGCCACGCACTCCTTAGACCACCGGTATTAGGCGTTTACAAAGACCCTTCAGACCCCACATGGTCTGCCGAGGATCCTTTTACTGACCTACCTTTTTATCGGAACAACCAGGTCAATACCGGATACGAAAGCAATAAATACGAATATACGCGCAACCCCGTAGCTGCCGCTTATTTTACTGATAATGTCTTTTCGCGTATTAAAACTTTCGGTAACGTATTTAGCGAATATGCTTTCCTTTCAGACAAGTCGCTCAAATTCCGGACAAACGTAGGCATTGACCTCAACGTAAATCACACCAAGGCCTTTATGGAAAACTATGGCGATGATGATGGCAGTGCCGGCCCCAATGATTTGGGAAAAGGGCGTCTCAACAGGCCTGATGGACTCAATGAAGATCGCGGAACAGATTTCACGCTAACCTGGAACAACGTGTTATCTTACGAAAAAACCTTTGGTGCCCATCACATCAGTGCACTGGCTGGTACGGAGTTCATTAAAAACAATGCTTCTGCCATGAATGCCTCCCGTAGACGCTATGATTATATGTTACCTACCTTCCGTTACCTGGATTATGGCAGCACCTTATTAGACGTATGGAATGGCGGTTCGGGGTCAGAATACTCCCTATTCAGTTTGTTTGGCTCGGCAACTTATGAGTATGATGGCAAATACCTGGTCACTGCAAATTTACGTGCCGATGAATCTTCCCGCTTTGGTCAAAACTACCGTTGGGGTTATTTCCCTTCTGTTTCCGCTGGTTGGACTATCAGTAAAGAAGCATTCATGCAGGATATTAAGTGGATAAATGACTTACGTCTGCGCGCTAGCACCGGTACCTTAGGAAATCAGGAAATTGACAATTACGCCTATCTTACCTTGATGCGGAGAGTGGGTGAAAATTACTTGGTTGACCGTTACGGAAACCCTGATCTGAAATGGGAAACAACTATCCAACATAACGTAGGATTAGACCTTACCTTATTTCAGAACCACGTCACCTTTACGGCTGATTATTTTATCAAAGATACCCGGGATATCCTATTGCCCATTTCCCTGCCCAGCTTGGTAGGAAACGTACAACCCACCATTGTTAACGCGGGCCAAGTTAAGAATCGAGGCTTTGAGTTTTCCCTAGGCTATCGCAACGCTACCGAAAGCGGTTTCCGCTATGGGATAAATGCCAATATAGCTACCTTATCTAATGAGGTAGTACGCTTGCATCCCAATGTGCCCTACATCAGCAGTACCACCTCCAGAACCCAGGTAGGACATCCATTGAATGCCTACTATGGCTACCTCGTTGAAGGTATCTATCAAAATCAGGAAGAAGTTAGTACGCATTTACATGGTATCGCAAACCCAACACAGCGGCCGGGCGACATCCGTTTTAGAGATTTAAATGGAGATGGTATTATTAACGATCAAGATCGGGATTTTATGGGCAACCCCATCCCTAAACTAACCTATGGACTGAACCTCTCAGCTGCCTATAAAGGATTTGATCTCGCCGTATTGATCCAAGGTGTAAACGGGGTTGACCGTTACAACGACGGGCGGAAGATTCTGGATTTTGACACCCGGCCATTTAACTATACAACAGACGTATTAGGTGCCTGGAACGGAGAAGGCAGCAGCAACACCATTCCACGTTTAACATTTAACGATAATGGCAGCAGTAGGGTTTCTACCATCATACTTGAAGACGCATCCTATGCGCGTTTGAAAAACGTAGAGCTTGGTTATTCATTTGGCTCATTCATCAAAGATTCCAAAGTGCTGAAAAATATGCGCATTTATGCTTCGGGACAAAACCTGCTCACCATTACGGATTACAAAGGCCTGGACCCCGAGTCTACAGATCTGATTGATATGGGTACTTACCCATCCTCCAGAACATTTTTATTTGGTATAAACGTAACCTTTTAAACAGATGAACTTATCAAGATATAGCAGTTTTTTAGGCCTCTGCCTGTTAGCAGCTTCCTGTAATATGGAAAAAGATCCGATAGGCCTACTTACACCGGATCAAGTTAGTGAAAGCCCTTCGGAGGCCACCTTCCGATCGGCCGTTATGAGTGCCTATGAGCCCTTGCGCAACACCATGGGCTTCATGGCAGACGCCAGTTGGGATAGAGGTACCAATATCCGCCCAGATTTTGTGATTGAAGATATTGCCGGTGGCGATATGAATAAGAAGTGGGTTTCTGATGGGGATCAGGCCTGGATGGACGAGGTTGGCCGTTTCTCTTTTACCTCAGAGAACCCCGCCTTCAATGGCATATGGACCTTTTCTTATGAAGGCGTCTCGCGGGTTAACCTAGCAATCGATAAGCTGAGCAATCCAGAATTTGTACAGCAATCCGGCGTAGCGGCAGACTTGGCCAATCGCCTATTAGGCGAGGTTTTGTTTTTACGTGCGTATTATTATTTTGAGCTGGTTAACAATTATGGTGATGTACCATTGCTTACCAAACCCCTTACCGATTTTTCGGAAGCCTATGAAGTTGCCGTGAGAGTTCCGCAAGAACAGATCTGGCAGCAGATTAACACAGATCTACAACAAGCAGCATCGCTCCTACCTGACGCTAAATACAGCGCAGCAGATGAGCCTTGGCGTGTTTCTATCGGTGCCGTCTTGGCATTAGAGGCTAAAGTAGCCTTGTTTAGGGAAGATTGGCAAACCGTGCTGGCGAAAACTCAAAGT
This Olivibacter sp. SDN3 DNA region includes the following protein-coding sequences:
- a CDS encoding DUF2149 domain-containing protein, which encodes MKLLNKHNTGNHEAPLEDPISGVANLFDISIVLIVAMMIALMTALNVLELFDPNTDVTLTKKNAKGEMEIISKKGKEIKVKKISPDEAAGQGERLGTAYQLEDGQIIYVPESE
- a CDS encoding MotA/TolQ/ExbB proton channel family protein; this encodes MIEFIDNLLFQLAELLHLPILIALFAMVIWTFVSIGTFLRASFGHHRSRHKLVNTFFTSNADKITTILSDNRDADIRLTELIRDWEKKQNHQLDYIRFLIKTGPSLGLIGTLIPMGKALSSLSDGDMGAMSGNMLTAFTSTIIGLLCGTVAYLISLQREKWLQADFLRCEAQAEILLRDAMEAEKVRGKSIPV
- a CDS encoding TonB-dependent receptor; this translates as MMYNRLSAYATSKTLFCRYLLLLMLWIYFSCEVIAQQAAETTFSGVLSDSTGKAIVGATIMVTGRGAVTSSDARGCFSLPAAYAQSFTARHVNYLPLEVTITLPIVSDSLYRWTMQGKPNMLDQISVTASPMPIELRKIASSVSIIQKTDPELRQIQTLDEALAYIPGVSVDRGRGLTTTGTHTNVIMRGTGSANRTLILKDGVPINDSYTGGVSEWNSLAGNSIERIEVVRGPGSSIYGSNSMGGTINLVTQNPTAQPVLGADFRYGSMDTYQANMKVGKQLTDRWGAIVFAEYKKTGGYTYMADSLWNNYFQRPSMTLFNVNTKLSYNFPGAGTLTAIADYNGQQPLSGTNTIYDDHTMTGNYQLRYTNPEATYAPDILAYYNVQNRQSEAIRWDASANAFSDRYYDSRVPLDTYGLIAKVHRTWAKHAVTWGTDLRFTEIVSRKDYFDQGIQDFTGRQDFISFFINDDFSLTDRLHANLGLRYDYWANRNGRFFDNMSGEDIAINYDDASKHIVNPKIGLTYDLTNNWRLRTVYATGFRAPSSFYMYNAAPLGSSFRLGNPDLKPERMNYSFDLGADYQLSDVLELSTTIYRSQYSDFLTAVLIDADEVPSYFDVQGLPVRQYINIGEVNLWGAEAFARYRISRDLSVQLSYFYNTSKITRYETNPEYEGNSMNDNPRNNFSEAVVFDRPGLFHLSVWGRHTGSFYGDLENTTDREMAAVTVFDLKFGKTLGPVSLNINMMNIFDKQYYGSYTSPSSYYYAPGRSIFAGITYQINH
- a CDS encoding thioredoxin family protein, translating into MKNPKTNQFLALLLCLLLTSACQNREKQSAKEGKEQDYTYQPEKGRLTIVSETDNPELERVVLFRDNEKDSVTSVKPEEGKFKLEVDDITANEVYFLKLTGTSTKQGTSGLKWDELVPVLSTTSKELELVQQAFNDVGSISKVKFSIDGGGDEQELLNDWHASLVELQAEEEGQMEHYAIGGSGATKVADKKASSKSQASITQEFVDQQKPLISSFYLISRLGKHRQHAEDYQNLLDNASEQAQKSKYGLILAKHLDQLGAKVEQLDLEKQVVATDTRLSEIPWDSFKDRKYLLLSFWNSSDGPSAQAAKELKGAASELEPKGIDVLLIAVDDQFSKWQEAAKELDFKYNYKMRNEAKQPLVDTLYLSELPRLVLVKPDGEVVDDDLSLEQVKALE
- a CDS encoding LacI family DNA-binding transcriptional regulator; the protein is MAEKKLSINDIAKHLNVAKSTVSFIINGKAEAHRISKEQEQRVLQYVKEIGFKPHYMAQSLATGKSNSIGLIVENIGDSFFGPIALMIEEQAKKSGYRIIYSSTLGDTQAALSVLQLFRDTKVDGFIIAPPLHMEEAVQQVINEGVPVIIFDRTLDGVETDYVGTNNREMAEKACEHFLEQGFKEIAFVTLDSSQSQMQERLDGYLSCMQSHHRAPIILQMAYSEERNNRKQEIIDFLQHHPEVDAIFFATNYLCISGLEALRTLGKSIPDDVGVIVFDEHDLFRLFTPAITSIVQPLEQLSTKIIDTLLSRIAGRQTKQAFQQHILPSNLVVRESSLRKNI
- a CDS encoding TonB-dependent receptor; its protein translation is MMNSRILGLKLCLLVFPSFLLSDFPAAAKAHSKPIRQTVQQTTVKGQVLDVAGQPLPGATIRVKEGTSVTSTDVNGQFTIPAQNGQILQVSFTGYLTKDVATKAATELIITLEEDAAALDEVVVVGYSAQRRSSVTGAVASVNMSDVESRRVPSVTQALQGQVAGVQITQSSGAPGDGINVRIRGEGTIGNNNPLYVVDGVPSRDISFLNPTDIASMSVLKDASAAAIYGSRASAGVVVITTKQGKSGQSAININYFGGLQQANNLPKLLNTQQYLDVAEQAWNNSGISGDNPYTLDKSRTDLANTDWLDELFETGKTHNIELSASGGNEKTQYLLSGGYYRQDGIVRFDNDKFERLNFRVNLNSALTERLKVGTNVQITYSKRDQISAKGDAPGIIRHALLRPPVLGVYKDPSDPTWSAEDPFTDLPFYRNNQVNTGYESNKYEYTRNPVAAAYFTDNVFSRIKTFGNVFSEYAFLSDKSLKFRTNVGIDLNVNHTKAFMENYGDDDGSAGPNDLGKGRLNRPDGLNEDRGTDFTLTWNNVLSYEKTFGAHHISALAGTEFIKNNASAMNASRRRYDYMLPTFRYLDYGSTLLDVWNGGSGSEYSLFSLFGSATYEYDGKYLVTANLRADESSRFGQNYRWGYFPSVSAGWTISKEAFMQDIKWINDLRLRASTGTLGNQEIDNYAYLTLMRRVGENYLVDRYGNPDLKWETTIQHNVGLDLTLFQNHVTFTADYFIKDTRDILLPISLPSLVGNVQPTIVNAGQVKNRGFEFSLGYRNATESGFRYGINANIATLSNEVVRLHPNVPYISSTTSRTQVGHPLNAYYGYLVEGIYQNQEEVSTHLHGIANPTQRPGDIRFRDLNGDGIINDQDRDFMGNPIPKLTYGLNLSAAYKGFDLAVLIQGVNGVDRYNDGRKILDFDTRPFNYTTDVLGAWNGEGSSNTIPRLTFNDNGSSRVSTIILEDASYARLKNVELGYSFGSFIKDSKVLKNMRIYASGQNLLTITDYKGLDPESTDLIDMGTYPSSRTFLFGINVTF
- a CDS encoding RagB/SusD family nutrient uptake outer membrane protein, which codes for MNLSRYSSFLGLCLLAASCNMEKDPIGLLTPDQVSESPSEATFRSAVMSAYEPLRNTMGFMADASWDRGTNIRPDFVIEDIAGGDMNKKWVSDGDQAWMDEVGRFSFTSENPAFNGIWTFSYEGVSRVNLAIDKLSNPEFVQQSGVAADLANRLLGEVLFLRAYYYFELVNNYGDVPLLTKPLTDFSEAYEVAVRVPQEQIWQQINTDLQQAASLLPDAKYSAADEPWRVSIGAVLALEAKVALFREDWQTVLAKTQSLQQKNYFNLNSNYFDSFSNSKKFQDQEVIFAYNHTQGTLPRNGNGIGSLLGWGFLAPTDDFVASFEANDPRLDYTVDVSNRLVYKLMGELNAANRGNGDSPTNKILIRWADVLLWRAEACLETGDYPQAIQLINLIRQRARNTVTVSGDSAPAGTLSDRNVQATDPTLIKTWLMQERRSELGFESHRFSDLRRWRTAAQVLSAMGKNFNAYHYLYPVPQREIDLSGGTLTQNEGY